A single Clostridium sp. AN503 DNA region contains:
- a CDS encoding aldo/keto reductase, whose amino-acid sequence MKKIKIKNTDLELSAIGFGTVNAGLSWDHEEAFRMFENYLEAGGNLIDTAHVYSDWIPGETARAERVVGEWIRDRKRTDDFILMTKGGHPRSETMHISRLSRQEMEADLNDSLEKLGVDCVDIYFYHRDDVNRSVEELVETMEEFRRNGKIRYYGCSNWTTARMKEADAYCKSKGYRGFVANQDMYNIGVKYMNPFSDPTMVVCDEEMLQYHRESDNLLMPYMGVCSGFFHKLRAKGSEAVQDSCYHTAPNLEIAGHIYRLCEQKGYTITQALMGFFAVQDFDVLPLASADDQGQFEELSKAMATEFDAADYGFLKKII is encoded by the coding sequence ATGAAAAAGATCAAGATTAAGAACACAGATCTGGAGCTGAGCGCGATTGGATTTGGAACAGTCAACGCAGGACTGTCCTGGGACCATGAGGAGGCATTCCGGATGTTTGAGAATTACCTGGAGGCAGGAGGGAACCTGATTGACACGGCCCATGTGTATTCTGACTGGATCCCTGGTGAGACGGCCAGGGCCGAGCGGGTGGTCGGAGAGTGGATCAGGGACCGGAAGAGGACAGACGATTTTATCCTTATGACCAAGGGCGGGCATCCCAGGAGCGAGACGATGCATATCAGCCGCCTGTCCAGGCAGGAGATGGAAGCAGACTTAAATGACAGTCTGGAGAAACTGGGCGTTGACTGCGTGGATATCTATTTTTACCACAGGGATGATGTGAACCGGAGTGTGGAGGAACTGGTTGAAACCATGGAGGAGTTTAGGCGGAATGGAAAGATCCGCTACTACGGCTGCTCCAACTGGACCACCGCCAGGATGAAAGAGGCCGACGCATATTGTAAGTCAAAAGGATACAGAGGCTTTGTGGCAAACCAGGATATGTACAATATCGGTGTAAAATATATGAATCCGTTTTCCGACCCGACGATGGTGGTCTGTGATGAGGAGATGCTTCAGTATCACCGGGAGTCGGACAATCTGCTGATGCCGTATATGGGAGTGTGCAGCGGTTTCTTTCATAAATTAAGAGCAAAAGGCAGCGAGGCGGTACAGGACAGCTGCTACCATACGGCGCCCAACTTGGAGATCGCCGGTCATATTTACCGGCTGTGTGAGCAGAAAGGCTATACGATCACGCAGGCGCTGATGGGGTTCTTTGCGGTCCAGGATTTTGACGTGCTTCCTCTGGCAAGCGCGGATGACCAGGGACAGTTTGAGGAACTGAGCAAAGCCATGGCAACAGAATTTGATGCGGCGGATTACGGATTTTTAAAGAAAATCATATAA
- a CDS encoding L-2-amino-thiazoline-4-carboxylic acid hydrolase: MLKTENREERAQYNKKDTYTYEEVRPLIEAAMEDRARYLGFFYKVMPKELFDKYAKKALYAYGEYKALGLKAGAGREGDPQGLAEFLVGCNSVANTLAVGNQIIEKNDEYTTVRMEGKCALVQGWEKMGFSPEEVEYLCDIASYGDYGHANALELQGTWLCTSAQKGCDYCDFKIEKLKEKTVV, from the coding sequence ATGTTAAAGACAGAAAACAGGGAAGAGAGAGCGCAGTACAACAAAAAGGATACCTATACCTATGAGGAGGTACGTCCATTGATCGAGGCAGCCATGGAGGACCGGGCAAGATATCTGGGATTCTTTTACAAGGTGATGCCGAAGGAGCTGTTTGACAAGTATGCGAAAAAGGCTTTGTATGCATATGGCGAATATAAGGCGTTGGGCTTAAAGGCCGGAGCCGGCCGTGAAGGGGACCCGCAGGGGCTGGCCGAGTTTTTGGTGGGCTGCAACAGCGTAGCCAACACTCTGGCGGTAGGAAACCAGATCATTGAGAAAAACGACGAGTATACCACGGTCAGGATGGAGGGCAAATGTGCTCTGGTCCAGGGCTGGGAGAAGATGGGATTTTCACCGGAGGAGGTGGAGTATCTCTGCGATATCGCCAGCTATGGGGATTATGGACATGCAAATGCCCTGGAGCTGCAGGGAACCTGGCTGTGCACCAGCGCCCAGAAGGGCTGCGATTACTGCGACTTTAAAATTGAAAAACTAAAAGAGAAGACGGTCGTCTGA
- a CDS encoding aldo/keto reductase, protein MKKIILGSSGIEASEIALGCMRICRKPVDEAERLILTALDEGINYFDHADVYGFGDSELYFGEILKRHPGMRERLYLQTKCTLIRDAEKTLYLDTSKKHILRSVDDSLRRFGTDHIDLFMLHHPDTLMEPEEVAEAFDILQANGKVRYFGVSNFKQMELQYLQSCLNQKLVVNQMQLSVAHTEVIDSANSIKLNEKDNIDHNGSVLTYMRMNHMTLQAWSPFQVGFYGGVFMEDEGYPVLNGVVRHLAEKKDVSPSAIAIAWILNHPAKIQPMVGTTNPERLKDICRACSVKLDRAEWYELYRATLTDEKRVQLGNSAGAAVKK, encoded by the coding sequence ATGAAAAAGATCATACTTGGCAGCAGCGGGATCGAAGCGTCGGAGATCGCGCTGGGATGCATGAGAATCTGCAGAAAGCCTGTGGACGAGGCGGAGAGGCTGATCCTGACGGCGCTTGACGAGGGGATCAACTATTTTGATCACGCGGATGTGTATGGATTTGGGGATTCTGAACTGTATTTTGGCGAGATCCTCAAGCGGCATCCGGGAATGAGGGAAAGGCTGTATCTCCAGACCAAATGTACTCTGATCCGGGACGCGGAAAAGACGCTGTACTTAGACACGTCGAAGAAGCATATTTTAAGGTCCGTGGACGACAGCTTAAGAAGGTTTGGAACGGATCATATCGATCTGTTTATGCTCCACCATCCAGACACGCTCATGGAACCGGAGGAGGTGGCGGAGGCATTTGATATTCTCCAGGCCAACGGAAAGGTGCGGTATTTCGGGGTCAGCAATTTCAAGCAGATGGAGCTTCAGTACTTACAGTCATGCTTGAACCAGAAGCTGGTGGTCAACCAGATGCAGCTCAGTGTTGCCCACACGGAGGTAATTGATTCTGCAAATTCTATCAAGCTGAATGAAAAGGATAATATCGACCATAATGGCTCGGTACTCACCTACATGAGGATGAACCACATGACGCTTCAGGCGTGGTCGCCGTTTCAGGTAGGGTTCTACGGCGGCGTATTTATGGAAGACGAGGGATATCCTGTATTAAATGGTGTGGTAAGGCATCTGGCAGAGAAAAAAGATGTTTCTCCGTCGGCGATTGCCATTGCCTGGATCTTAAACCATCCTGCAAAGATACAGCCCATGGTGGGCACCACGAACCCGGAGCGGTTGAAGGACATCTGCAGGGCGTGCAGTGTGAAGCTTGACAGAGCGGAATGGTACGAATTGTACAGGGCCACTTTGACGGATGAGAAGCGGGTACAGCTCGGCAACTCTGCGGGAGCTGCAGTTAAGAAGTGA
- a CDS encoding FGGY-family carbohydrate kinase, with product MPFLMGIDNGGTFVKAGIMDETGRIIAVAKAPVRNVSPEAGYTERDMDDLWAQNARVIRSAVERSGIDPQEIKGVSFSGHGKGLYLVGMDGRPAYRGILSTDTRAWEYVKKWEDDGTKKKVFEKTYQDVLVSQPVSLLAWLRDHERSVIENTQWIFSVNDYIRFRLTGSACGEFTVFSGGNLINMNTFQYDRELMGLFGLEELFEKLPPLKRSADLCGSVTGEAAGETGLLAGTPVAAGMFDVDACGLAAGLDNEDALCMIAGTWSINEYITKAPITNGTVALNSMYCIPGYFLIEESSPTSAGNMEWFIDNLLSCEKEAAERNGASIYELTNRWVEETDPEGMNVVFLPFLNGSGEDARATGVFAGLTGFNTKAHMLRAVYEGIVFSHMTHVRRLLQNRPAPGAVRLTGGAARSKVWVQIFADALQLPVETVVCEEQGIMGAAIAAGVGTGVFSGYEEASRSTVKVREVVYPRPEYRRIYEKKYDCYRTLIDGLSGIWGKIGQAKE from the coding sequence ATGCCGTTCTTAATGGGGATTGATAATGGCGGGACATTTGTGAAGGCGGGGATCATGGATGAAACAGGCCGGATCATTGCGGTGGCGAAGGCGCCGGTACGGAATGTTTCGCCGGAGGCGGGATATACAGAGCGGGATATGGACGATCTGTGGGCTCAGAATGCCAGGGTCATCCGAAGCGCAGTGGAACGAAGCGGGATTGATCCGCAGGAGATAAAGGGGGTGTCGTTCTCCGGCCATGGAAAGGGGCTGTATCTGGTGGGAATGGATGGGAGACCGGCATACCGGGGGATCCTTTCTACAGATACAAGAGCCTGGGAATATGTGAAAAAATGGGAGGACGACGGCACAAAGAAAAAGGTTTTTGAGAAGACGTATCAGGATGTGCTGGTAAGCCAGCCGGTCAGTCTCCTGGCATGGTTAAGGGATCATGAGAGGTCCGTGATCGAGAACACGCAGTGGATATTTTCGGTCAATGACTATATCCGGTTCCGTCTTACTGGCAGCGCATGCGGTGAGTTCACAGTCTTTTCCGGAGGCAATCTGATCAATATGAACACATTTCAGTACGACCGTGAGCTCATGGGGCTGTTTGGACTGGAGGAGCTGTTTGAGAAGCTTCCGCCTCTAAAGCGATCCGCGGATCTCTGCGGCAGTGTAACTGGAGAAGCGGCCGGTGAGACGGGGCTTTTGGCGGGGACGCCGGTGGCGGCGGGAATGTTCGACGTGGACGCCTGCGGGCTGGCAGCGGGGTTGGATAATGAAGATGCGCTGTGCATGATCGCCGGCACCTGGAGTATCAATGAATATATCACAAAGGCTCCGATCACGAATGGAACGGTGGCTTTAAACTCCATGTACTGCATCCCCGGATATTTCCTTATAGAGGAGAGCAGCCCTACCTCCGCGGGCAATATGGAGTGGTTTATCGACAACCTGCTGTCCTGTGAGAAGGAAGCGGCAGAGAGAAACGGCGCAAGTATTTATGAGCTTACGAACCGGTGGGTGGAGGAGACGGACCCTGAGGGGATGAATGTAGTGTTTCTTCCGTTTTTAAACGGCTCCGGAGAGGACGCCCGCGCCACAGGCGTCTTTGCAGGACTGACTGGATTTAACACAAAAGCCCATATGCTGAGGGCTGTGTACGAAGGGATCGTGTTTTCCCATATGACGCATGTAAGACGGCTTTTGCAGAACCGTCCGGCGCCCGGTGCGGTGCGGCTTACAGGTGGTGCAGCCAGATCAAAGGTGTGGGTGCAGATCTTTGCGGACGCCTTGCAGCTGCCGGTTGAGACGGTGGTCTGCGAGGAGCAGGGGATCATGGGGGCAGCCATTGCGGCGGGAGTGGGGACTGGTGTGTTCTCCGGCTACGAGGAGGCTTCCAGGAGCACGGTCAAGGTGCGGGAGGTTGTGTATCCCAGACCGGAATACAGAAGGATTTATGAAAAGAAATATGACTGTTACAGGACGCTTATAGACGGGCTCTCCGGTATATGGGGGAAAATAGGACAGGCAAAGGAGTAG
- a CDS encoding L-serine ammonia-lyase, iron-sulfur-dependent, subunit alpha, producing the protein MDQVIYDSFINVLEKELVPALGCTEPIAVAYAAAKGREVLGAFPEKLTVTCSGNIIKNVMGVVVPATGGLSGIEAAALIGAVGGDPSKELEVLASVTDEDRAKVRELLAKDLCDVKISQSKARLHIIVEMYAGSQSSLVEIIHTHTGIVRIEKNGELLYSESCYEDEDGGADLDYSFLNMENIYQFANEVKIQDVKAILDRQIEYNTRIARAGLTDPYGANVGKTLVEVYGRSFEVMAKALPAAGSDARMSGCELPVVINSSSGNQGMTASLPVIACAEELGAADEKRYRALCISNLTAVYQKRDIGRLSAYCGAVSAGAGSGAGMMYLMGGSLEDISNVVTYTIANVGGILCDGAKSSCAAKIASSVEAALVAIHLAERHRGFGSGEGVVKDTVTETVAGISTIAREGMQITDEVILDVMVNH; encoded by the coding sequence ATGGATCAGGTGATTTACGACAGCTTTATCAATGTACTGGAGAAGGAGCTGGTGCCGGCACTGGGCTGTACGGAGCCGATTGCGGTGGCGTATGCGGCGGCAAAAGGCAGAGAGGTGCTTGGAGCCTTCCCGGAGAAGCTGACCGTCACGTGCAGCGGCAACATCATAAAAAATGTGATGGGAGTAGTAGTTCCGGCTACTGGAGGCCTGAGCGGGATCGAGGCCGCGGCCCTGATCGGGGCTGTGGGCGGAGATCCGTCTAAGGAACTGGAAGTGCTCGCATCTGTGACCGATGAAGACCGGGCAAAGGTGAGGGAGCTTCTGGCGAAGGACTTGTGTGATGTTAAGATATCCCAGAGCAAAGCCAGGCTTCATATTATCGTTGAGATGTACGCGGGAAGCCAGTCCTCCCTGGTGGAGATCATCCATACCCATACCGGGATCGTCAGGATTGAAAAAAATGGAGAGCTCCTTTACTCGGAAAGCTGTTATGAGGACGAGGACGGCGGCGCGGACCTGGATTACAGTTTCCTTAATATGGAGAACATTTACCAGTTTGCCAATGAGGTGAAGATCCAGGACGTGAAAGCCATACTGGACCGGCAGATCGAGTATAATACCCGGATCGCCAGAGCCGGGCTGACGGACCCTTACGGGGCCAATGTGGGAAAGACTTTGGTGGAGGTGTACGGCAGAAGCTTTGAGGTGATGGCAAAAGCCCTCCCGGCAGCAGGCTCCGACGCCAGGATGAGCGGGTGTGAGCTTCCTGTGGTGATCAATTCCAGCAGCGGCAACCAGGGAATGACGGCTTCCCTGCCCGTGATCGCCTGTGCAGAGGAGCTTGGGGCTGCGGATGAAAAACGATACCGCGCACTATGTATCAGCAACTTGACAGCCGTTTACCAGAAGCGGGATATCGGAAGGCTCTCGGCATACTGCGGTGCGGTGAGTGCAGGCGCCGGTTCCGGCGCTGGTATGATGTATCTGATGGGCGGCAGCCTGGAGGACATCTCCAATGTAGTTACGTACACCATCGCCAATGTGGGCGGCATCCTGTGCGACGGGGCCAAGTCCTCCTGCGCGGCGAAGATCGCTTCCTCCGTGGAGGCGGCGCTGGTGGCGATCCATCTGGCGGAGCGTCACAGAGGCTTCGGAAGCGGTGAGGGGGTGGTAAAGGACACGGTCACGGAAACCGTGGCAGGCATTTCTACAATTGCAAGAGAAGGAATGCAGATCACGGATGAGGTGATCCTGGATGTGATGGTGAATCATTGA
- a CDS encoding LacI family DNA-binding transcriptional regulator, translating to MKKISNIKTVAEMAQVSISTVSRVLNHSADVSDELKERVFKAIKETEYSVNPIASTLKSAKRNQIAIVLPSLRQTYYTDIIKGASDYCYERQITPIILETGGDAKKEERIIENLEKQWVDGIIFIPSSNAGTPGYIEFIDSLRFLKKQENRIPVVLAECSGLGGGLDCVRVDYEEAFYKMTYHLLEIGRKRLAYLSCPACSPLYDICQSACRKAVRDYGCGEDGLLMEHSEYTILGGYEAMQRVVERDPSIDGVVCTNDQVAAGALHACKESRSVNADKVAIVGFGGVAMSIITTPSITTMIAPRYNIGSEATRILFERINGSDKDPEELILATHMAIRASTLRTAFKNIDTMFAE from the coding sequence ATGAAGAAGATTTCTAATATAAAGACCGTTGCAGAGATGGCCCAGGTCAGTATCTCTACGGTGTCCAGGGTTTTGAATCATTCGGCTGATGTGAGCGATGAGCTGAAGGAGCGGGTGTTTAAAGCCATCAAGGAGACGGAATACAGCGTCAACCCGATCGCCAGTACCTTGAAAAGCGCGAAACGGAACCAGATCGCCATTGTTCTTCCGTCACTGCGGCAGACTTATTATACGGACATCATAAAAGGGGCCAGCGATTACTGCTATGAGCGCCAGATCACCCCGATTATACTGGAGACCGGCGGGGACGCCAAGAAGGAAGAGCGGATCATAGAGAATCTGGAAAAGCAGTGGGTGGATGGGATCATCTTCATTCCCAGCAGCAATGCCGGTACGCCCGGCTACATAGAGTTCATAGATTCTCTGAGGTTTTTGAAAAAACAGGAGAACCGGATTCCGGTAGTCCTGGCGGAATGCAGCGGACTTGGCGGCGGCCTGGACTGTGTGAGAGTGGATTACGAGGAAGCTTTTTACAAGATGACTTACCATCTGCTGGAGATCGGCAGAAAGCGTCTGGCATACTTGAGCTGCCCGGCCTGCTCGCCTCTCTATGATATCTGCCAGAGCGCATGCAGGAAGGCGGTCAGGGATTATGGCTGCGGTGAGGACGGACTGCTGATGGAGCATTCGGAATACACGATCCTGGGCGGATATGAGGCCATGCAGCGGGTGGTGGAACGGGACCCGTCCATCGACGGTGTTGTATGCACCAACGATCAGGTGGCAGCCGGCGCGCTTCACGCCTGTAAGGAATCAAGATCTGTAAACGCTGACAAGGTTGCTATTGTGGGATTTGGCGGAGTCGCCATGTCGATCATCACTACGCCGTCTATCACTACCATGATCGCGCCCCGGTACAATATCGGATCAGAGGCTACCAGAATCCTTTTTGAGAGGATAAATGGCAGCGACAAAGATCCGGAGGAGCTGATCCTTGCAACCCATATGGCGATCAGGGCGTCTACCCTGAGGACTGCATTTAAGAATATAGACACAATGTTTGCAGAGTAA
- a CDS encoding ABC transporter permease, whose amino-acid sequence MGKYVLKRLGIALMTFFGITLLAYLLTSMMPGSPIDFIVSSNPNMTAEQVAALEEEMGINQPVVIQYVRWLGEFLRGNLGYSYRTGNPVFEEIIVKLGGTLLLVGASMALSLAVAIPLGTVAALKPNSVFDYISSGLAFIGNSTPGFFAGMIFIYFFCVKTNLFPMGGMYTSPSNKTTGDLLYHMVLPCTALALQQVGGYMRHVRSNMLETMGEDYIRTSKAKGLGSIRVVIVHGLRNAMIPIVTVVGMNIPLLIGGSVVTETVFSWPGIGMLMTTSINARDYPIIMGVTVMVATAVLIGNILIDFIYCIVDPRIKYS is encoded by the coding sequence ATGGGGAAATATGTTCTGAAAAGGCTCGGGATCGCCCTGATGACTTTTTTTGGAATCACCCTGTTGGCTTATTTGCTGACATCCATGATGCCGGGATCTCCGATTGACTTTATTGTCAGCTCGAATCCCAACATGACAGCGGAGCAGGTGGCTGCGCTGGAGGAGGAGATGGGCATCAACCAGCCGGTCGTTATCCAGTATGTGAGATGGCTGGGAGAATTTTTGCGGGGGAATCTGGGATATTCTTACAGGACAGGAAACCCGGTATTTGAAGAGATCATAGTAAAGCTGGGGGGGACCCTGCTGCTGGTTGGGGCATCCATGGCGCTTTCCCTGGCCGTTGCGATTCCTCTGGGGACGGTTGCGGCGCTGAAGCCCAATTCGGTGTTTGATTATATCTCATCAGGCCTGGCGTTTATCGGAAACTCTACCCCCGGTTTTTTTGCAGGTATGATCTTCATCTACTTTTTCTGTGTGAAGACGAACCTGTTTCCCATGGGCGGCATGTATACCAGCCCGTCCAACAAGACTACGGGAGACCTTTTGTACCATATGGTGCTTCCCTGTACGGCGCTGGCGCTTCAGCAGGTAGGCGGCTATATGAGGCATGTCAGGAGCAACATGCTGGAGACGATGGGAGAGGATTATATAAGGACTTCCAAAGCCAAAGGGCTGGGAAGCATCCGGGTCGTTATCGTACATGGGCTGAGAAATGCGATGATCCCCATTGTCACGGTGGTGGGAATGAACATTCCGCTGCTGATCGGCGGCTCCGTAGTAACAGAAACTGTTTTTAGCTGGCCCGGGATCGGTATGCTGATGACCACTTCCATCAACGCACGGGACTATCCCATCATTATGGGGGTGACGGTGATGGTGGCTACGGCGGTGCTGATCGGTAATATCCTGATCGACTTTATTTACTGTATCGTCGATCCAAGAATCAAATATTCATAG
- a CDS encoding ABC transporter permease has product MNRRKDKKESYSYMRDVAERFCRHKAALISIFILGAIVLAVWLLPLVMELDPYTTNSKAVYAMPGGGHILGTDEIGRDLFSRLVYGGRTSLIVGVVSMLISVLIGVPLGILAGYYRGWIETVILRMADVFMSFPSIVLSMVLVSIVGPSIASVTVVIGITGWPQFARIIYSKVIITREMEYVQSARATGIRDGRIMTQYILPNALSPVLINMTFRTAQAILMEASLSFLGLGVKPPAASWGNILQYAQTISSLMMRPWMWIPAGVLMLVTVVTVNFIGDGIRDALDPKLKIQ; this is encoded by the coding sequence ATGAACAGAAGAAAAGATAAAAAAGAGTCTTACTCCTATATGCGTGACGTGGCGGAGCGTTTCTGCCGTCACAAGGCGGCGCTTATCAGTATCTTTATCCTGGGGGCGATCGTGCTGGCTGTGTGGCTGCTTCCCCTTGTGATGGAACTGGACCCCTACACAACCAACTCCAAAGCAGTATATGCAATGCCCGGCGGCGGGCATATCCTGGGAACGGATGAGATCGGGCGGGATCTGTTTTCCCGGCTGGTGTACGGCGGCAGGACGTCCCTGATCGTGGGCGTGGTGTCTATGCTGATCAGCGTGCTGATCGGCGTGCCGCTGGGGATCCTGGCGGGCTACTACAGGGGCTGGATCGAGACGGTTATCCTGAGGATGGCGGATGTGTTTATGTCCTTTCCGTCGATCGTACTCAGCATGGTGCTGGTGTCCATTGTAGGACCGTCCATCGCGTCGGTGACGGTGGTTATCGGCATTACGGGCTGGCCGCAGTTTGCAAGGATCATCTATTCAAAGGTAATCATAACAAGGGAGATGGAGTATGTGCAGTCCGCCAGGGCCACGGGGATCCGGGACGGCCGGATCATGACCCAGTATATCCTGCCAAACGCCCTGTCTCCGGTACTGATCAACATGACGTTCCGCACCGCCCAGGCGATCCTGATGGAGGCGTCCCTAAGCTTTTTGGGACTCGGCGTAAAGCCGCCGGCAGCCTCCTGGGGGAACATCCTGCAATATGCCCAGACGATCTCCAGCCTGATGATGAGGCCGTGGATGTGGATTCCGGCAGGCGTACTGATGCTGGTCACGGTGGTCACCGTGAACTTTATCGGGGACGGGATACGGGACGCTTTAGACCCCAAATTAAAGATCCAGTAA